A window from Amblyomma americanum isolate KBUSLIRL-KWMA chromosome 7, ASM5285725v1, whole genome shotgun sequence encodes these proteins:
- the LOC144097731 gene encoding uncharacterized protein LOC144097731 yields MFVKDECFNAEEPAYEEKEIARISDCYFSHLPSDFSNQVRESVTSLFNGMSIVQTILLFCEINNDDGYSMINAWIKELPPENQQDAYDSAWHCFTNLKEIFIS; encoded by the exons ATGTTCGTGAAAGATGAGTGCTTCAATGCGGAGGAGCCTG CTTATGAAGAGAAAGAGATTGCACGAATTTCTGACTGCTATTTCAGCCACCTGCCATCAGAT TTTTCTAATCAAGTGCGGGAGTCTGTCACATCGTTGTTCAACGGCATGAGTATTGTCCAGACCATCCTGCTGTTCTGTGAAATCAACAATGATGACGGCTACTCTATG ATCAATGCGTGGATCAAGGAGCTTCCG CCGGAGAATCAGCAAGATGCTTACGACAGTGCGTGGCATTGTTTTACGAATCTCAAGGAGATCTTCATCAGCTGA